The genomic interval TTCTCTTATAAAATAAACCTCAAATTCATCAGCAACCTTATCACTTCCTGAAGGAAGAATTCTCGTTTTTACTTTATTTTTATTAATAACTTTATAACGGAAAAAAGCTTCTTCTCCTCTTTTATTAATATTTATTTTCACTGGTCGAAAACCATCTTTGTCGAGTTCATTCAATGGGCGATAAACAGAATTTTCTCTTACAAATTCCCCATCAATATTCCCTCGACCATTTTTCAATTCTCTAAATATTAACTCCACTTGTTCTTTACCATATTTAAAATGAGACTCATTATCCAAATTGGCTCGATAAAATTGTACCTTGAGCTCTTTAGACATTGGTAATCTTACATCTGAAATCCAAGCGCCATGCAAAAAATGAATTGAATCTTTTTTATTTTTCTTCTCATTTTGACTTTTAGTCAAACTCTGACAAGATTTAAAAATTACTAAAGGAATCAAAATTACCACTAAAACTAAAATTACCCATTTCATATTTTTCCAATTTTCATTTTTCATAAACTCCTCCTTTGTCATCTTTATAATGATACTTTACCATAAATAAGGATACAAAAAAAGAGCACATAAGCTCCATACTTAGTGCTGCTACCGTCAGGTCCTGACACGCTTCGTAAGAAACTTATTGCTCCGAAAACTATTATAACACAATTTATTTTTTTCGTCTATTTTTAAAGAAATCTTGCATGATTTTTGCACACTCGTCTTCTAAAATCCCCGATTCTACTTGGACTCGATGGTTCAGTCGCTTGTCTTCTAAAATCTGATAAAGACTGACCGTTCCTCCAAATTTAGGATTTGTCGCTCCAAAGTAAACTTGTGGAATCCGCGCTAACCCAATTGCTCCGGCACACATGACACAAGGTTCAATGGTGACAAAGAGGGCGCAATCAAGAAGTCTCCAATTTCCCACTGCCTGATTTGCCGCTTCAATCGCGCAAACTTCAGCATGATGTGTCGCCCGACCATCAAGCTCTCGCCTATTGAAATCACGCGCAATAATTTCGCCGTCTTTGACGATGACAACTCCAATCGGAACTTCCTCATTTTCAGCTGCTTTCTGCGCTTCTTTGAGTGCTTCCTTCATAAAAAATTCT from Lactococcus lactis carries:
- the tadA gene encoding tRNA adenosine(34) deaminase TadA, translating into MNFTEEEKEFFMKEALKEAQKAAENEEVPIGVVIVKDGEIIARDFNRRELDGRATHHAEVCAIEAANQAVGNWRLLDCALFVTIEPCVMCAGAIGLARIPQVYFGATNPKFGGTVSLYQILEDKRLNHRVQVESGILEDECAKIMQDFFKNRRKK